One Paracoccaceae bacterium genomic region harbors:
- a CDS encoding transposase, with the protein DAALILSMPEMGATLSATLSATLIALVGRIDRFDSADALAAAAGLAPVLRQSGKTSFLRRADGGDSALKRVFCQTAFASPGRSDSRAFQDRKRAEGKRHNQAVIALARRGVNVLRAIRHSRAPFRKDFKLAA; encoded by the coding sequence CTGACGCGGCCCTCATCCTCTCGATGCCGGAGATGGGTGCCACGCTCAGCGCCACGCTCAGCGCCACGCTCATCGCTCTGGTGGGCCGCATCGACCGCTTCGACAGCGCCGACGCGTTGGCCGCCGCCGCGGGCCTCGCCCCGGTGCTGCGCCAGTCCGGCAAGACCAGCTTCCTGCGCCGCGCGGACGGCGGCGACAGTGCCCTCAAGCGCGTCTTCTGCCAGACTGCCTTCGCCTCTCCCGGACGCTCCGACAGCCGCGCCTTCCAGGACCGCAAGCGCGCCGAGGGCAAACGCCACAACCAGGCAGTCATCGCCCTCGCACGACGTGGCGTGAACGTGCTCCGGGCCATCCGCCACAGTCGGGCACCCTTCCGCAAGGATTTCAAACTGGCGGCTTGA